The following DNA comes from Mya arenaria isolate MELC-2E11 chromosome 11, ASM2691426v1.
caagagtataGTCATTCAGTTAAACTGctatattgaaattactacacgatctacttccagcgtagttaaatgtaaagaagtctgacattgttaacagtccataaacatccgaggttgttttcgatgaaaaatggccgaggagttccgtaTGGTAATTtccattgtataattatattattttagtcATATCTAAAATAATCTTCAATCTGTATACGGTTAACAAATGGCaacacaactttttttgtttatttcctctATTAAACTTCGtgtttacttttattaatattggcttATATGGTAGTGCTGTATAGCTAAAAAGGGTAATAAGTGGTAGTTATGGGCACCTTCAACcctttttttagctcaccagagcacgaagtgctcaaggtgagctattgtgatcggtctttgttcgtcgtccgtccgtcagtctgtccgtcaacaatttctcaaaaaacccatctcctctgaaactacctggcaaaattcaatgaaactttacaggaagtttccttgggtgaccctctacaaaaatacaacaaggggtcacgattgatcaacaacaacaacaacaaaatggccgacttcctgttttgcttttaaaacatctcctctgaaactaccagtccaaatacaatgaaactttacaggaagctttcttgggtgaccctctacaaaaatacagcaaggggtcacgattgatcaacaacaacaacaacaacagcaacaacaacaacaacaaaatggctgacttcctgttttgctttaaaaacacatatcctctgaaactaccactctaAATTCAATGacactttacaggaagctttcttgggtgaccctctacaaaaatacaacatggTGTCACAATttatcaacaacagcaacaacaacaaaatggctgacttcctgttttgctttaaatacacatctcctctgaaactacctctccaaatttaatgaaactttacaggaagcttcctttagtgaccctctacaaaattCAACCAGGGGTTACGATTgatcaataacaacaacaacaacaacaacaacaacaaaatggccgacttcctgttttactttaaaaagcatctcctctgaaactatctgtccaaatttaatgaaactttacagaaaggTTTCTTTTGTGACCCTCtgcaaaaaaacaagttttcacgactgattaacaacaacaacaacaacaacagcagcaacaacaacaaaaatggctgacttactgttttgctttaaaaaaaaacattttctctgaaactacctCTCCAAATTCAAGGCAACTTTACATGAAGTTTTTTGTGTGACCTTCTACAAATATagaacaaggggtcacgattgatcaacaacaacaacaacaacaaaatggccagcttcctgttttgcttttaaaaaacatctcctctaaaactactggtccaaattcaatgaaactttacaggaagctttctagtgtaaccttctacaaaaatacaacaaggggttgcgattgatcaacaacaacaacaatctggccaacttcctgttttgctttaaaaagcatctcctctgaaactaccaggccaaattcactgaaactttacaggaagcttcattgcatgaccttctacaaaaatacaacaattcattgagattgatcaacaacaacaacaacaacagaatggccgacttactgttttgcttttaaacacatctctgaaactaccaaaccaaatttaatgaaactttacaggtaccttcattgcatgacctttacaaaaataaaacaaggcatcgtcatcagtaaagatatgtttaaattgcaacatttttattaatgctttatcacagagttgtggtccgatgcttaggtgagcgttttagggccatcatggccctcttgtttagtcttataatatttatatttccaaATATGTTTTGCGAAAATAAAGTggttaacataaaacaattctcgaacgttaacaggttatcttacggcagttatatgccaccataggcTTTAGTTCAATTCACTCAGATATGTAACAAGATAATGAAACTATGGATCTAAGATTATATTTTATGCATGAACACACGACACTCGCGTCTGCATTATACGCATGTATATGTCATGTCTGGTTtacaactgaaaataaaactggagtttaaagctgcattctcgcGGAttgacaatttgtcattttctgtagttttttgtttaagatttagctggtatcaatgcctttaatttaGTTATGTAAGACAATTCCTaataaaacagatctcaattatTTGGAACACTTCATTTTTCATTAGCAACGCGTTAAGGCAAAAAAACTATacttttcgaacgtaaatatgaaaaactgcgatctgatcttttgtccgCAGTCTTGTTAAAGCAATTCGAGACATTTGCTCAAAAaagctcattccaagacaaaataaatgttgtcaaTGCGGCCAATCCatgagtgcagcttaaacattgAAACGCAACATTGACTACGTCGTCTGAATTATGCACACGGTGTGTAAGTTAATTCATACTCGAACTTGGACAAGGCCCATTTTACCAGTATCCTATAAGATTGATAGTCATATAAGGGTTTTGGAGCAAAGTGCACACACAGAATGTagccctggttagagctaccctggttatGTAACGTACATCAGTGTTTAGCACTGGCAAAGGGACCCCCTCCACCAAATTAACGCCCCTCCCGGAAGATGATTAGTGTTTATAGGAACCAGCGACCCTTGGATTGAgtgtcaagtgtgttaccactggATCACGGATCCGCCACAAATAACCACATGCTTATGTCAAGTCTGTTTATAGTCTTCTTCGACGCAGAATCCCTGCGCCAATGAAAAATCGGCCATCGATAATGCCAAACGCGGAATACCTACCCCGTCTGAGGTCATCAGCGTGATTGACTCAGTGTTTAAAGATGATGACGTCAGCCTTATACTGGAGCCCGGCCGCTCACTGATAGGGAACGCTGTTATTCTACTGACGGAAGTGATCGGTGTCAAACACGGCCACCACATGAAGTAAGACTGCTCTTTTAATAACCTACCCCTCAAATACTTTCccttatttaattattttcaccCTTAAGCGACCTTATTCTTAAGTTCATAATCATTGCATTATCTCCGCAGCTATATCGTGGTGGACGGCTCTATGACGGAGGTGGTTCGACCGGCCCTCTACGGCGCCTACCACCATATTGATCTCGCCCAGCCGAGCCACGTGACAAACGCTGATACACATACGAACGACCGCAGCCATGTGACAACATCCGATACACAATATATAACTGCTCAACATCGTCAAATGACCAAAACGGACGGACAAACCGAAAACCCGTTTTCTTTTACATCGGGGAAGGAAAACCCAGCTGAGCTCGGGAAAAGGACACCAACTGACGGACGGTCGGACGAAGTAAATGAAGGGTGGGGCTCGGGCAGACAGACGTACGAGGTGGTAGGGCCGGTCTGTGAAAGCGGAGATTTCCTTGGACATGTAAGACTAATTGAAGCTAAAACGCTGTCTAATTTGGCTGCACTTTATTACTATTAATTAAGTTTTCAACGACCAAATTTCAGCTTTGCAgcgttctacaaaattccttCAACTTGAAATTAttgccaaggattgcatcatgaaaatacaagcaaatctaaaatattttacacgtgTATGCTAAGAACTAGTTATGTTCATATCTTTTCTTACATTGTTATTTAGAATTTAACGtaacttacttgtttgtttacatcggttgtgacccgtggtgatccatatgagaacccctttaagtcacgtgattcttCACCCTGTACATGCTAGTATACCACCATTCCCCTTTCCTTCTAGGCCCGGTCCCTGAGGACGCCACACACTGGCTGTTTGATGGCAGTGTTTGATGTGGGGGCGTACTGCGGCTCCATGGCCTCCAACTACAACATGCGGCCCCGACCCGCGGAGGTCATGGTGGACGGCAAAGAGGTCAAGGTGATCAGGAGGCCCGACACATTCGATGATATACTGAGGCCATATACGTGGGACTAACTTAACTAACATGAATCTTAGGGcggttttggttttatatcggtttcacaAACTGCGTGTTTGTTGTgacagtttgaaataaaatgaaaatcagttttatcgttattttttgTAAGCATCGAAACCCTTTCCGGAGGCGGCTTTGTCCTTACGAAAACAAGCTCACTTTGAAAAATCAACATGTCGGACTGTGATCCAACGGGTGTGTTGAAACgcaatttattcaaaacagGAAAACGACTATCTAGagaatcattgttttgaagaaataaagaaGTAATGGCTACATTTGAAGAA
Coding sequences within:
- the LOC128208963 gene encoding uncharacterized protein LOC128208963 isoform X3 — protein: MSYCKATDRCMQHNYYCSKNQIVSNVNAYKLAMKKLEINAVLNYAMKANMNPTVLKIMKDLGCSVTLVSGNELALALKVGFDLRTMILNGNGKQKWEIELAVKHGCLLNIDGMFNLEQTIEVCRRLGTKARVLLRVNPNIPLDDYVRNFTSIAYSQGVHQYNRTGVHGSKFGIERRELAAMAEVVCREPLLELQGLHCHLGSTITDIRVFRCAAEAMLADIRELRKHDFPNIRVINLGGGLGIDYTKRSSSTQNPCANEKSAIDNAKRGIPTPSEVISVIDSVFKDDDVSLILEPGRSLIGNAVILLTEVIGVKHGHHMNYIVVDGSMTEVVRPALYGAYHHIDLAQPSHVTNADTHTNDRSHVTTSDTQYITAQHRQMTKTDGQTENPFSFTSGKENPAELGKRTPTDGRSDEVNEGWGSGRQTYEVVGPVCESGDFLGHARSLRTPHTGCLMAVFDVGAYCGSMASNYNMRPRPAEVMVDGKEVKVIRRPDTFDDILRPYTWD
- the LOC128208963 gene encoding uncharacterized protein LOC128208963 isoform X2; its protein translation is MENFFEYTNGELFCESVSVSSIKDFLQKQSFKTVSPVFVYSKNQIVSNVNAYKLAMKKLEINAVLNYAMKANMNPTVLKIMKDLGCSVTLVSGNELALALKVGFDLRTMILNGNGKQKWEIELAVKHGCLLNIDGMFNLEQTIEVCRRLGTKARVLLRVNPNIPLDDGVHQYNRTGVHGSKFGIERRELAAMAEVVCREPLLELQGLHCHLGSTITDIRVFRCAAEAMLADIRELRKHDFPNIRVINLGGGLGIDYTKRSSSTQNPCANEKSAIDNAKRGIPTPSEVISVIDSVFKDDDVSLILEPGRSLIGNAVILLTEVIGVKHGHHMNYIVVDGSMTEVVRPALYGAYHHIDLAQPSHVTNADTHTNDRSHVTTSDTQYITAQHRQMTKTDGQTENPFSFTSGKENPAELGKRTPTDGRSDEVNEGWGSGRQTYEVVGPVCESGDFLGHARSLRTPHTGCLMAVFDVGAYCGSMASNYNMRPRPAEVMVDGKEVKVIRRPDTFDDILRPYTWD
- the LOC128208963 gene encoding uncharacterized protein LOC128208963 isoform X4 produces the protein MKKLEINAVLNYAMKANMNPTVLKIMKDLGCSVTLVSGNELALALKVGFDLRTMILNGNGKQKWEIELAVKHGCLLNIDGMFNLEQTIEVCRRLGTKARVLLRVNPNIPLDDYVRNFTSIAYSQGVHQYNRTGVHGSKFGIERRELAAMAEVVCREPLLELQGLHCHLGSTITDIRVFRCAAEAMLADIRELRKHDFPNIRVINLGGGLGIDYTKRSSSTQNPCANEKSAIDNAKRGIPTPSEVISVIDSVFKDDDVSLILEPGRSLIGNAVILLTEVIGVKHGHHMNYIVVDGSMTEVVRPALYGAYHHIDLAQPSHVTNADTHTNDRSHVTTSDTQYITAQHRQMTKTDGQTENPFSFTSGKENPAELGKRTPTDGRSDEVNEGWGSGRQTYEVVGPVCESGDFLGHARSLRTPHTGCLMAVFDVGAYCGSMASNYNMRPRPAEVMVDGKEVKVIRRPDTFDDILRPYTWD